The following are encoded in a window of Chryseobacterium sp. genomic DNA:
- the prmC gene encoding peptide chain release factor N(5)-glutamine methyltransferase, translating to MTLLGDIKSEFQGELSRQYSASETEVLFEIFCEEWLGLNRPGLRKALQNTVAGETCQKFRVALQQLKSGIPYQQVLGKALFYGLEFLVDSSVLIPRPETEELVEMAITELGTLTQRRAEGSAYSAAASGNRLRIIDIGTGSGAIAITLKKHFREATVWAVDFSEAALQTAAKNAELHNASINFIHTDYLNSPLDGKFDLIISNPPYIGKNEADEIADSVKEFEPKMALFSPVDDALVFYRKIAADARCHLAEEGMVLLEINQKLGPETLALYNNFPSSELLKDLSGNDRFIRVRT from the coding sequence ATGACTTTGCTTGGAGATATTAAATCGGAATTTCAGGGGGAACTTTCCCGGCAGTATTCCGCCTCAGAAACCGAGGTTCTTTTTGAGATTTTCTGTGAAGAATGGCTGGGACTGAACCGCCCGGGCCTGCGTAAGGCCCTGCAAAACACTGTGGCCGGCGAAACTTGTCAGAAATTCAGGGTGGCACTGCAGCAGCTGAAGTCCGGAATTCCTTACCAACAGGTTTTGGGTAAGGCTTTGTTCTATGGCCTGGAATTCCTGGTGGACAGTTCTGTACTTATTCCAAGGCCTGAAACCGAAGAACTTGTGGAGATGGCCATCACGGAGCTTGGGACTCTAACCCAAAGACGGGCCGAAGGGTCAGCATACAGTGCTGCTGCGTCAGGAAATCGCCTACGGATCATTGACATCGGAACCGGTAGCGGCGCCATTGCCATTACCCTAAAAAAGCATTTTCGCGAAGCCACGGTCTGGGCTGTCGATTTTTCAGAAGCCGCGCTGCAGACCGCGGCAAAAAACGCTGAACTGCACAATGCCTCAATCAACTTTATTCATACAGATTACCTCAATTCGCCACTCGATGGTAAGTTTGACCTGATCATCTCCAATCCGCCTTATATTGGAAAGAATGAAGCGGATGAGATTGCGGACTCGGTAAAAGAGTTCGAACCTAAAATGGCCCTGTTCTCTCCTGTGGACGATGCACTGGTTTTCTACCGGAAGATCGCAGCCGATGCAAGGTGTCATCTTGCGGAAGAGGGCATGGTTTTATTGGAAATCAACCAGAAACTTGGTCCGGAAACCCTTGCACTCTATAATAATTTCCCCAGCTCGGAACTGCTGAAAGACCTCTCCGGCAACGACCGTTTCATACGAGTGCGTACATGA
- a CDS encoding transposase — MLRKIYNQKIIKSVAILKLAHWFKDVEEFGNKAFSTVVRTIRTHSNNILNDFTNRTTNASAQSFNAKIKNFRIQLGGVK, encoded by the coding sequence GTGCTGCGAAAGATCTATAATCAGAAAATAATCAAATCCGTAGCCATACTCAAGCTTGCCCACTGGTTTAAAGACGTAGAGGAGTTCGGAAATAAAGCCTTCAGCACCGTTGTTCGAACCATCAGGACGCATTCTAATAATATCCTGAACGATTTTACCAACCGCACCACAAATGCTTCTGCCCAATCCTTCAATGCAAAAATCAAAAACTTCAGAATCCAGTTAGGAGGAGTAAAATAG
- a CDS encoding L-threonylcarbamoyladenylate synthase — protein sequence MAKILRIHPDNPQENVINEVVTVLKNGGLIIYPSDTVYALGCNIFDIRAMEKLAQLKKIKLEKARFSIICNDLSHLSNFTKPIDTAVFRFLKSKIPGPFTFILEANKSLPLAYKGNRTVGIRVPDHAVPQLIVEKLGHPIASTSIKDDDEVLEYSTDPELIAEKYDSFVDLVIDSGYGDNIASTIVDLTSGEPELIRQGKGDL from the coding sequence ATGGCAAAAATTCTGCGAATACACCCCGACAATCCTCAGGAAAATGTAATTAATGAAGTAGTTACCGTTCTTAAAAACGGCGGACTCATCATCTACCCTTCCGATACAGTTTATGCTCTTGGTTGCAATATTTTTGACATCCGCGCTATGGAAAAACTTGCCCAGCTAAAGAAAATCAAGCTGGAGAAGGCTCGTTTCTCCATTATCTGTAATGACCTGAGCCACCTTTCCAACTTCACAAAACCAATAGACACGGCTGTTTTCCGCTTCCTGAAAAGCAAAATCCCGGGGCCCTTCACTTTTATCCTGGAAGCCAATAAAAGCCTGCCGTTAGCCTATAAAGGCAACAGGACCGTGGGAATCCGTGTGCCGGACCATGCCGTGCCGCAACTGATTGTGGAAAAACTGGGGCATCCCATTGCATCAACCTCTATTAAGGACGATGATGAAGTCCTGGAATATTCCACGGATCCCGAACTCATTGCCGAGAAATACGACAGCTTTGTAGACCTGGTTATCGACAGCGGTTACGGCGACAATATAGCCTCCACAATTGTGGATCTCACCAGCGGGGAACCGGAACTCATCCGCCAGGGAAAAGGTGACCTTTAG
- the yaaA gene encoding peroxide stress protein YaaA, protein MKIITSPAKLMTVEPAASPLKPTVPTFIDDAAYIHSYLKEKSPKYLSELMEISQKLADENWERNQNWSSKPSKKESAQAIFAFTGEVYRGLDARTMDSDSLKYLQKNYRILSGLYGLLKPSDKIMLYRLEMGRKFEFEQYKNLYEFWRGKLTDKLNSELTSKDLILNLASSEYFKALDRKKLKAPVIDFDFFELKDGKLKTIVVYTKHARGMMVRFCAETRAKTLNDVKAFNMEGYRLDDSLSTATKLVFTR, encoded by the coding sequence ATGAAAATCATTACCTCACCGGCCAAACTCATGACCGTGGAGCCGGCGGCCAGTCCGCTCAAGCCTACCGTGCCTACTTTCATTGATGATGCCGCATACATCCATTCTTATCTGAAGGAAAAATCTCCCAAATATCTGTCGGAACTTATGGAGATTTCGCAGAAGCTCGCCGATGAAAACTGGGAACGGAACCAAAACTGGAGTTCCAAACCTTCCAAAAAGGAATCTGCGCAGGCCATCTTCGCTTTTACCGGCGAAGTATACCGTGGCCTGGATGCAAGAACAATGGACAGTGATTCACTGAAATACCTTCAAAAGAATTACCGGATACTCTCCGGCTTGTACGGACTTTTGAAACCATCGGATAAAATCATGCTGTACCGCCTGGAAATGGGCCGCAAGTTCGAATTTGAACAGTATAAAAACCTGTATGAGTTCTGGCGCGGAAAACTGACGGACAAGTTGAACAGCGAACTGACGTCTAAGGACCTGATCCTGAATCTGGCCAGTTCGGAATACTTCAAGGCGCTGGACCGCAAAAAACTGAAGGCTCCCGTTATTGACTTTGATTTTTTTGAGCTGAAAGACGGCAAACTCAAAACAATAGTAGTTTACACCAAGCATGCACGCGGCATGATGGTCCGCTTTTGTGCCGAGACGCGGGCCAAAACGCTGAACGATGTAAAAGCGTTCAATATGGAAGGTTACCGTTTGGATGATTCGCTGTCGACCGCTACGAAACTGGTTTTTACACGCTGA
- a CDS encoding T9SS type A sorting domain-containing protein: protein MKTELLRFRKYSHAGQLTAIRRSAAILSAAFFLALGTHHAAAQTSVTVPDLSASSGFTGVYASSARTYQLIIDDSLLTALNGKYLTSIAFRLPANATSNWPATDATFPSYEIFLSNGVEPPNRQFDFSANVVGPQTQVRSGVLVVPAGALTSGADPNAFSHTINFNTPYLYTGTNLVIEIRHTGNDISSSRSTNSTGTSTAGYGTLYTACWQGTAGVVQGNFSFVKINSQDALGVKSVELDTEMTVYPNPVKDVLHVRSARNIIEFTVFNYAGQKIMVQSDDSGLQKLNVAHLPAGNYILQTLDKEGNSVSTRFIKN, encoded by the coding sequence ATGAAAACAGAATTACTTCGTTTCAGAAAATACAGCCATGCAGGACAATTAACAGCAATCAGGCGATCGGCAGCAATACTTTCTGCAGCTTTTTTCCTAGCCCTGGGAACGCATCATGCCGCTGCGCAGACATCAGTTACCGTTCCGGATCTTAGTGCCAGTTCAGGATTTACCGGTGTTTATGCGAGTTCCGCCAGAACCTATCAGCTTATTATAGACGATTCCCTGCTGACCGCGTTAAACGGAAAATACCTCACTTCCATTGCCTTCAGGCTGCCCGCCAACGCAACTTCAAACTGGCCGGCTACTGATGCTACTTTCCCAAGCTACGAAATCTTCCTCAGCAATGGGGTGGAGCCTCCCAACCGTCAGTTTGATTTCAGTGCGAATGTGGTGGGACCGCAGACTCAGGTGCGCTCCGGAGTACTTGTAGTTCCTGCCGGAGCTTTAACATCGGGTGCTGATCCTAATGCCTTCAGTCACACCATCAACTTTAACACGCCCTACCTGTATACCGGTACCAACCTCGTGATTGAAATTAGGCATACAGGAAATGATATTAGCTCTTCCAGATCCACAAATTCTACCGGAACAAGTACTGCCGGATACGGAACGCTTTATACCGCTTGCTGGCAGGGAACAGCTGGGGTTGTTCAGGGTAATTTCTCATTTGTGAAAATCAATTCGCAGGATGCACTTGGTGTAAAATCGGTGGAATTGGATACGGAAATGACCGTGTATCCTAACCCTGTAAAGGATGTACTTCACGTCAGGTCTGCCAGGAACATCATTGAATTCACTGTATTCAATTATGCAGGGCAGAAAATCATGGTACAGTCTGATGATTCCGGATTGCAGAAACTGAACGTAGCTCATCTGCCTGCCGGCAACTATATCCTGCAGACTTTAGATAAGGAAGGAAATTCTGTATCTACACGGTTTATTAAGAACTAG
- a CDS encoding hybrid sensor histidine kinase/response regulator: MILIVDDSPENIISLKRVLEKNDFEVDTASSGEEALKKILKKSYVLIILDVQMPDMDGFEVAEAISGYSRARETAIIFLSAASANVNLITKGYSSGGLDYISKPVDMNILLLKVKTFYRIYEQSRALNQMQDALREEIEFRKEAERKKDEFISIASHELKTPMTSIKGYIQLLERSLDKHDIESIRTKLKKVHNQVEKLNLLIADLLDISKIESGKLKFNKRYFAFNEVVDHIIEIMQQSNPQIKILKKGSVNCEIYGDEMRLEQVIVNFISNAIKYAPDTEEIHVNCKLEDDRIYFSVRDFGIGMSEEHQEKIFDKFYRIEETSERFEGLGIGLYICQEIIDRHHGTIGVKSTLGEGSEFFYYIPLHPTGEKINQLQHEF, encoded by the coding sequence ATGATTCTAATCGTAGATGATTCACCTGAAAATATAATTTCCCTAAAACGGGTGCTCGAGAAAAATGACTTTGAAGTGGACACGGCATCATCCGGCGAGGAGGCATTAAAGAAAATTCTGAAGAAGTCGTATGTACTTATAATCCTGGATGTTCAGATGCCGGATATGGACGGTTTCGAAGTTGCTGAAGCCATATCGGGTTACAGCCGCGCGCGGGAGACTGCCATTATATTTCTGTCGGCCGCCAGCGCCAATGTCAATCTTATTACCAAAGGATATTCCTCCGGTGGCCTGGACTACATCAGCAAACCGGTGGATATGAATATCCTGCTGCTGAAGGTGAAAACCTTTTACCGTATTTATGAACAAAGCCGTGCGCTGAACCAAATGCAGGATGCCCTGCGCGAGGAAATTGAATTCCGTAAGGAAGCCGAGCGTAAGAAAGACGAATTCATAAGTATAGCCAGTCATGAGCTTAAAACCCCAATGACCAGCATCAAAGGCTATATCCAGTTGCTGGAACGCAGTCTGGATAAACATGATATCGAATCCATCCGGACGAAACTCAAAAAAGTACACAACCAGGTGGAAAAACTGAATCTGCTGATTGCTGACCTCCTGGATATCTCTAAAATCGAGAGCGGAAAGCTTAAATTCAACAAAAGATATTTTGCCTTCAATGAGGTGGTGGATCATATTATCGAGATTATGCAGCAATCCAATCCGCAAATAAAGATCCTTAAAAAAGGCAGCGTAAACTGTGAGATTTACGGTGATGAGATGCGCCTGGAACAGGTAATCGTGAATTTCATTTCCAACGCGATCAAATATGCACCGGATACCGAGGAAATACATGTAAATTGTAAACTGGAAGATGACAGGATTTATTTTTCTGTCCGTGATTTCGGGATCGGCATGTCCGAAGAGCATCAGGAAAAGATTTTCGATAAGTTTTACAGAATCGAAGAAACTTCAGAGCGGTTTGAGGGACTGGGTATCGGCCTTTATATCTGTCAGGAAATCATTGACCGCCACCATGGAACCATAGGTGTAAAAAGCACTTTAGGCGAAGGGTCAGAGTTCTTCTATTACATCCCCCTGCATCCAACCGGGGAAAAAATCAATCAATTACAGCATGAGTTTTAA
- a CDS encoding DMT family transporter: MTALLITILGHLCYGTTNVMWKNPRNEMGTLPLIITRSFFSFLIFLFSFIALTNLGLLTAPKITFRDLLSTAGICAVNYFGLFFYLKSLKHAPVSSTIGFGKVSLIIGVLSAYFLYDEEISALKIGMCIIVLIGVTFIERAARIGSAVMSKGLMYSILCKLFWGTSYLFVPFIDKLGPILFCVVLEFIVCTLSCLLLLASRSKFPSHTVSRRTKFEIGILVVLGTGGTFCLNFALANISILLFATLALIEPILGLIISKIYHRERLTPLQYAGVWMGIAAAFVLGVLK, from the coding sequence ATGACCGCACTTTTAATTACTATCCTTGGTCACCTGTGCTACGGTACCACTAATGTGATGTGGAAAAATCCGCGTAATGAGATGGGTACCCTACCACTTATCATTACCCGTAGTTTTTTTTCATTCCTGATTTTTCTTTTTAGCTTTATTGCACTCACCAATTTAGGGCTGCTTACTGCACCAAAAATCACTTTTAGGGATTTGCTGAGTACCGCAGGCATCTGTGCAGTGAATTATTTCGGTCTGTTCTTTTATCTGAAAAGCCTGAAGCATGCGCCTGTCTCCAGCACCATCGGTTTCGGAAAAGTGAGCCTTATTATTGGTGTTTTGTCTGCGTACTTTCTTTATGATGAAGAAATTTCGGCCCTGAAAATAGGTATGTGCATCATAGTTCTGATCGGAGTTACTTTCATTGAAAGAGCTGCCAGAATTGGATCCGCAGTAATGTCTAAAGGTTTAATGTACTCAATATTATGTAAGTTATTCTGGGGTACGTCTTATCTTTTTGTCCCTTTTATAGATAAACTGGGACCTATCCTTTTCTGCGTAGTTCTGGAATTTATAGTCTGCACACTCAGTTGCCTTCTGCTGCTTGCAAGCCGCAGCAAGTTCCCTTCCCATACGGTAAGCCGAAGAACAAAATTTGAGATCGGCATCCTTGTCGTATTGGGAACCGGAGGCACTTTCTGCCTGAATTTTGCGCTGGCAAATATCAGCATTCTCCTTTTCGCGACACTGGCCTTAATAGAACCGATTCTGGGTCTCATCATCTCCAAGATTTATCACAGGGAAAGGCTGACACCTCTGCAGTATGCGGGGGTCTGGATGGGTATAGCAGCAGCGTTTGTTTTGGGTGTACTCAAATAA